The Streptomyces sp. NBC_00344 genome includes a window with the following:
- a CDS encoding oxidoreductase translates to MTTHAQLETLTLAHDLTITRMGYGAMQLAGPGVFGPPEDRDQAIAVLREAVDLGLTHIDTSDFYGPAVVNELIKEALHPYPHNLHIVTKVGARRDNQAGVITSLDPTDLQAQVHENLQHLGLETLDVVNLRVAVGAGSDDSIAEQFRALAALRDHGLIRHLGLSGVSAAQLTEAQAIAPVVTVQNLYNLANRADDALVARCAAENIAYAAYFPLGGFNPLQSQTLTGVAARLGASRQQVALAWLLQRSPSMVLIPGTSSVDHLRENIAAAELTLPADAVEVLDAIGQ, encoded by the coding sequence ATGACGACCCACGCCCAGCTCGAGACGCTGACCCTCGCCCACGACCTGACCATCACCCGCATGGGATACGGCGCCATGCAGTTGGCCGGACCCGGCGTCTTCGGACCGCCCGAGGACCGAGACCAGGCGATCGCCGTACTGCGCGAGGCGGTCGATCTCGGTCTCACCCACATCGACACCAGCGACTTCTACGGCCCGGCCGTCGTCAACGAACTGATCAAGGAAGCTCTGCACCCCTACCCTCACAACCTGCACATCGTCACCAAAGTTGGTGCCCGCCGCGACAACCAGGCCGGCGTGATCACTTCCCTCGATCCCACCGACCTCCAGGCCCAGGTCCACGAGAACCTCCAGCACCTCGGCCTGGAGACCTTGGACGTGGTAAACCTGCGCGTGGCTGTCGGGGCCGGTAGCGACGACTCCATCGCGGAACAGTTCCGGGCCCTGGCCGCCCTGCGCGACCACGGACTGATCCGCCACCTGGGCCTGAGCGGCGTCTCCGCAGCCCAGCTCACCGAAGCGCAGGCCATCGCCCCGGTAGTCACCGTGCAGAACTTGTACAACCTGGCCAACCGCGCCGACGACGCCCTGGTGGCCCGCTGCGCCGCGGAGAACATCGCCTACGCCGCGTACTTCCCCCTCGGCGGATTCAACCCGCTGCAGTCGCAGACCCTGACCGGTGTGGCTGCCCGGCTGGGTGCCTCCCGCCAGCAGGTGGCCCTGGCGTGGCTACTGCAGCGCTCGCCTTCCATGGTGCTGATCCCCGGCACTTCCTCGGTGGACCACCTGCGGGAGAACATCGCCGCCGCCGAACTGACTCTGCCCGCCGACGCGGTCGAGGTACTAGATGCCATCGGCCAGTGA
- a CDS encoding DUF4132 domain-containing protein, producing the protein MTDLVQNPFDPGNDWSNRTRHRFTGLSAELTDLVLHLGTTSEFWDYRYKVDTVWKRRAKALLKTSGARELVQYAVRELAQSGSFHGMTDPRHVIRELGQAKPPSPARSLAIGATLAAGWLAGDTSELADNLAVVGRKNAQAMDTYYRVDDDIAGAAFMALGELPGRDALEELWALHYWVVPARHSHKVLVKSVKKAATRAGVPPHELAERTVPRHGLEPDGTLTLGWIGRGARWWNAALDAVITVHDSGQVTVDWIDDEKATRTRTTAPFRSPTGYKTRTRAESVDGVRLHAQDIVKTLAAERLRLTTAAFEKRTWLWSDWSRYYRDHPITSVVTRSLEWEYETPGEHGYRHLGTSAAGVEIEPTARVRLRPAGPGSITGRAA; encoded by the coding sequence ATGACCGATCTTGTACAGAACCCGTTCGACCCCGGAAACGACTGGAGCAATCGCACACGGCACCGATTCACTGGCTTGTCAGCAGAGCTGACTGACCTGGTCCTGCACTTGGGCACCACCTCCGAGTTCTGGGACTACCGCTACAAGGTCGACACCGTCTGGAAGCGTCGAGCCAAGGCCCTGCTCAAGACATCCGGCGCCCGCGAGCTGGTCCAGTACGCTGTCCGGGAACTGGCCCAGTCAGGCTCCTTCCACGGAATGACCGATCCGCGACACGTCATCAGAGAGCTCGGACAGGCGAAGCCGCCTTCCCCGGCTCGGAGCCTGGCGATCGGTGCAACGCTCGCCGCAGGCTGGCTCGCTGGGGATACAAGCGAACTCGCCGATAACCTCGCAGTGGTGGGCCGGAAGAACGCACAGGCCATGGACACCTATTACCGGGTGGACGACGACATCGCTGGCGCCGCATTCATGGCCCTGGGCGAACTGCCCGGCCGGGACGCATTGGAGGAACTATGGGCACTGCACTATTGGGTCGTCCCGGCCCGGCACTCGCACAAGGTCCTGGTGAAGTCCGTAAAGAAGGCCGCCACCCGCGCCGGGGTCCCGCCCCACGAGCTGGCCGAACGCACCGTGCCGCGTCATGGACTGGAACCGGACGGGACGCTGACGCTCGGCTGGATCGGGCGCGGCGCACGCTGGTGGAACGCCGCGCTTGACGCGGTCATCACGGTCCACGACAGCGGGCAGGTGACCGTCGACTGGATAGACGACGAGAAAGCAACGCGCACGCGCACCACGGCACCTTTCCGATCCCCCACCGGCTACAAGACGCGGACCCGAGCCGAAAGCGTCGACGGGGTGCGGCTTCACGCTCAAGACATAGTGAAGACCCTGGCCGCAGAGCGGCTCCGACTCACCACCGCGGCCTTTGAAAAGCGCACCTGGCTCTGGTCGGACTGGTCGCGGTACTACCGTGACCACCCGATCACCAGCGTCGTCACGCGTTCGTTGGAATGGGAGTACGAGACACCTGGCGAACACGGCTACCGGCACCTCGGCACCAGTGCCGCCGGCGTCGAGATCGAGCCCACAGCACGGGTCCGGCTGCGGCCCGCCGGCCCCGGATCAATCACCGGCCGAGCTGCCTGA
- a CDS encoding alpha/beta fold hydrolase, translated as MSEIKPRFRTIDGLAIRYAESDGPRDRQALLLSPWPESLYSFDATWSKLAAHAQLVAVDLPGFGHSELRHDLLSPTAMGDFIVRLTDEFGLARPHLVGPDIGTAASLFAAARHPDRFQSLVVGTGGAVVPLKLGDPLNEWVQAEDLAPYRAMGPKAAVTAAINNIHGYELPDVVREDYLASYVGQRFVDQMTYVRTYPTELPNLGELLPAIETPVQIIAGRNDPVVPLENEEYLHKHLPNSKLDVIDAGHFVWEEGADDYAEVVTRWWQAN; from the coding sequence ATGAGCGAGATCAAACCCCGATTTCGCACGATCGACGGATTGGCCATCCGGTATGCAGAGAGCGACGGGCCCCGCGATCGCCAGGCCCTGCTGCTGAGCCCGTGGCCGGAAAGCCTGTACAGCTTCGACGCGACCTGGTCGAAGCTGGCCGCGCACGCGCAGTTGGTCGCGGTGGACCTGCCGGGATTCGGGCATTCTGAACTCCGACATGACCTGCTGTCCCCCACAGCGATGGGCGACTTCATCGTGCGGCTCACCGACGAGTTCGGGCTGGCGAGGCCGCACCTTGTGGGCCCTGACATCGGCACGGCGGCGTCATTGTTCGCCGCGGCCCGGCACCCGGACCGGTTCCAAAGCCTGGTTGTGGGCACCGGAGGGGCGGTGGTCCCCCTGAAGCTGGGGGATCCCCTGAACGAGTGGGTGCAAGCCGAGGACCTGGCTCCGTACCGGGCCATGGGCCCCAAGGCAGCCGTGACGGCCGCGATAAACAACATTCACGGCTACGAGCTGCCGGACGTCGTGCGCGAGGACTACCTCGCGTCCTACGTGGGCCAGCGGTTCGTTGACCAGATGACCTACGTTCGCACGTACCCCACCGAACTGCCGAACCTTGGCGAGCTGCTGCCCGCCATCGAGACGCCGGTCCAGATCATCGCCGGCCGCAACGACCCGGTCGTGCCGCTGGAGAACGAGGAGTACCTGCACAAGCACCTGCCCAACAGCAAGCTCGACGTCATCGACGCGGGCCACTTCGTCTGGGAGGAAGGTGCCGACGACTACGCCGAGGTCGTCACCCGTTGGTGGCAGGCGAACTGA
- a CDS encoding transposase produces the protein MPAGSASATAALLSISRAQAGELLVAPGLRSGVVAAGGRAPHDRPAALWIAEQPRGPQVLLARAAPEPQRQRVRHGYRCRPRSGIAASRTVHMHHKIGPHGAGPQMLDALRLAPGDDAATVTARQMRELIERLITAGRWKDADPEILIVVDAGYDVPRLAFLLKDLPVQVLGRMRSDRVLRHAVPPRELAVRGRPPRHGGEFVFGDPATWNTPDIQTVTATRLYGSATARAWDRLHPRLTHRSAWTAELGALPVIEGTVIRLQVEHLPSGATPKPVWLWWSGTAATVDLLWQAFQRRFDIEHTFRLFKQTLGWTCPKIRSPEAADRWTWLILAAFTQLRLARPLAADLRRPWEKQAPPDRLTPARVRRDFRHLRTKAACPAEAPKTARPGPGRPPRRKNNQPTARYGVHTVGRPGSAKRRTKKSTTPRPRRTVKDQARRGIGCGCTRVTRSRSVKDQAPVVQDSCAVVRRPDQPPTSWVPASVGGAGGFAWCDAQREVGIGLRSG, from the coding sequence ATGCCAGCCGGTAGCGCGTCGGCGACGGCCGCCCTGCTGTCGATCAGCAGAGCGCAGGCGGGTGAGCTGCTCGTGGCGCCGGGCCTGCGCTCAGGTGTCGTCGCTGCGGGCGGTCGCGCGCCGCACGACCGGCCAGCGGCGTTGTGGATCGCCGAGCAGCCACGCGGGCCGCAGGTCCTGCTCGCCAGAGCGGCCCCCGAGCCACAGCGCCAGCGAGTGCGCCATGGCTATAGGTGTCGACCGAGATCAGGAATCGCGGCATCGAGGACTGTGCATATGCACCATAAGATTGGGCCCCACGGGGCAGGGCCGCAAATGCTGGACGCACTACGTCTGGCACCGGGCGACGACGCCGCCACCGTCACCGCCAGGCAGATGCGCGAGCTCATCGAACGGCTCATCACAGCCGGCCGGTGGAAGGACGCCGACCCGGAGATCCTGATCGTGGTGGACGCCGGATACGACGTGCCACGTCTGGCCTTCCTTCTGAAGGATCTGCCGGTGCAGGTGCTGGGCCGGATGCGCTCGGACCGCGTCCTGCGACACGCGGTCCCACCCCGTGAGCTTGCAGTTCGGGGCCGCCCGCCCCGCCACGGCGGCGAGTTCGTCTTCGGTGACCCGGCCACCTGGAACACACCCGACATTCAGACGGTGACCGCGACCCGCCTTTACGGCAGCGCCACCGCACGGGCCTGGGACCGGCTCCACCCGAGACTGACCCACCGCTCGGCCTGGACCGCAGAGCTGGGTGCCCTGCCGGTCATCGAGGGCACCGTGATCCGTCTGCAGGTCGAGCACCTGCCCAGCGGCGCGACACCGAAGCCGGTCTGGCTGTGGTGGTCAGGCACCGCCGCCACCGTCGACCTGCTCTGGCAGGCATTCCAGCGACGCTTCGACATCGAACACACCTTCCGGCTCTTCAAACAGACCCTGGGCTGGACCTGCCCGAAGATCCGCAGCCCCGAAGCCGCCGATCGCTGGACCTGGCTGATCCTCGCCGCCTTCACCCAGCTCCGGCTCGCACGCCCACTGGCGGCAGACCTCCGACGGCCGTGGGAGAAGCAGGCCCCGCCCGACAGGCTCACCCCCGCACGAGTCCGCCGCGACTTTCGGCACCTCCGCACGAAGGCCGCCTGTCCAGCCGAAGCACCGAAAACCGCCCGGCCCGGCCCAGGACGCCCACCCCGCCGCAAGAACAACCAGCCCACTGCCCGCTATGGCGTGCACACAGTTGGCAGACCAGGCTCCGCGAAGCGACGCACGAAGAAGTCAACGACCCCGCGTCCACGCCGCACTGTTAAAGATCAAGCTAGGAGGGGGATCGGGTGCGGGTGCACACGGGTTACGCGCAGTAGGTCGGTAAAGGATCAGGCGCCGGTGGTGCAGGACTCCTGTGCTGTGGTTCGTCGTCCCGACCAACCACCCACCTCATGGGTCCCGGCGTCGGTGGGTGGGGCCGGCGGCTTTGCTTGGTGTGACGCTCAACGTGAGGTGGGCATCGGGCTTCGGTCAGGCTGA
- a CDS encoding SDR family oxidoreductase yields MSKVWFITGTSRGLGRAFAQSALQRGDRVAATARNVAALDDLVTKYGDDAVLPLALDVTDKAAVAAAAGAAHDKFGRLDVVVNNAGYGLFGMIEEINEQQLRDQMETNLFGAFWVTQAVLPILRAQRSGHIVQVSSVGGIAAFPSLGAYHASKWALEGFSESLAQEVVGHGIKVTVVEPGGFTTAWAGSSAAHAQPNPAYDQVREDIAARFGDARYADPADAGAALLKIVDAENPPLRVLFGTEPIEIIDPVYAQRLQTWADWEHVSRIAQG; encoded by the coding sequence ATGAGCAAGGTCTGGTTCATTACCGGTACGTCGCGCGGCCTGGGGCGTGCCTTCGCCCAGTCCGCGCTGCAGCGTGGCGACAGGGTCGCCGCGACCGCCAGGAACGTGGCCGCACTGGACGATCTGGTCACCAAGTACGGTGACGACGCGGTCCTGCCGCTGGCGCTGGACGTCACCGACAAAGCGGCTGTCGCAGCCGCGGCGGGCGCCGCGCACGACAAGTTCGGCCGCCTCGACGTCGTGGTCAACAACGCCGGCTACGGACTGTTCGGCATGATCGAGGAGATCAACGAGCAGCAGCTGCGCGACCAGATGGAGACGAACCTCTTCGGCGCGTTCTGGGTCACCCAGGCGGTCCTGCCGATCCTGCGTGCGCAGAGGAGCGGCCACATCGTGCAGGTGTCATCCGTCGGCGGAATCGCCGCGTTCCCGTCGCTGGGCGCGTACCACGCGTCCAAATGGGCGCTCGAGGGCTTCAGCGAGTCCCTTGCCCAGGAAGTTGTCGGACACGGGATCAAGGTGACTGTCGTCGAGCCAGGTGGCTTCACCACCGCCTGGGCCGGCTCCTCCGCCGCGCACGCCCAGCCGAACCCCGCCTACGACCAGGTCCGCGAGGACATCGCGGCCCGCTTCGGCGACGCCCGGTATGCCGACCCCGCCGACGCAGGCGCCGCCCTGCTGAAGATCGTCGATGCCGAGAACCCGCCGCTGCGGGTGCTGTTCGGTACAGAACCCATCGAGATCATCGACCCCGTCTACGCCCAGCGCCTTCAGACCTGGGCCGACTGGGAGCACGTCTCCCGGATCGCGCAGGGCTGA
- a CDS encoding TetR/AcrR family transcriptional regulator produces MAGTMNLRERKKLATWRAIRSAALALFDESGFETTTVEQIAAAANVSRATFFNYFASKEAVVFDQDPEERRHWQALMNNRPADEPLWDSLTAILTGFCESLRERMPLQRRLKTQSPALAQSGQSFGEQFFTDLRNWVADRTTKSDELTATLRLNLAVAATHTAYQTWPEDESFDVFLRRLEHCLLQTGSGAPSARRASGAVGEASQLP; encoded by the coding sequence ATGGCAGGAACCATGAATCTGCGAGAGCGCAAGAAGCTGGCGACCTGGCGCGCCATCCGCTCCGCCGCCCTGGCACTCTTCGACGAGTCGGGCTTCGAGACCACGACCGTCGAGCAGATCGCGGCCGCAGCGAACGTCTCGCGCGCCACCTTCTTCAACTACTTCGCCAGCAAGGAGGCTGTTGTCTTCGACCAGGACCCCGAGGAGCGGCGCCATTGGCAGGCCCTGATGAACAACCGCCCCGCCGACGAGCCCCTCTGGGACTCGCTGACCGCCATCTTGACGGGGTTCTGCGAAAGCCTGCGCGAGCGCATGCCGCTACAGCGCCGACTCAAGACGCAGTCACCCGCCCTCGCCCAGTCGGGCCAGAGCTTCGGCGAGCAGTTCTTCACCGATCTGCGGAACTGGGTGGCGGACCGCACCACCAAGTCAGACGAGTTGACCGCGACCTTGCGCCTGAACCTCGCCGTGGCCGCCACCCACACCGCCTATCAGACCTGGCCCGAAGACGAGTCCTTCGACGTTTTTCTACGACGCCTCGAACACTGCCTCCTCCAGACAGGCTCCGGCGCGCCCTCGGCGCGACGCGCGTCAGGCGCAGTGGGCGAGGCGTCGCAACTGCCCTGA
- a CDS encoding SDR family NAD(P)-dependent oxidoreductase, whose protein sequence is MSVPHSPLSFGPSTTAAEVIDGVDLHGRRAVVTGASSGIGVETVRVLAAAGADVTLAVRDTASGARVAARLEEELPSEAGKLTVRRLDLADRSTAAEFVAAWHGPLHILVNNAGVMATPQLTRTPDGQEWQFAVNHLGHFALATGLRPALAAAKGARVVSVSSLGHLFSPVVFDDLAYRFRPYDPWTSYGQSKTANALFAVGAAERWADDGVTANAVMPGNIADTSLARHIDMEQVAAFIASGELALPPGKTVEQGAATSVLLAASPTAEGITGRYFEDCAQAELVAERAGAPAGVAPYALDRDNAARLWAVSEALVR, encoded by the coding sequence ATGTCCGTACCTCACAGCCCTCTCTCCTTCGGGCCGAGCACCACAGCCGCCGAGGTGATCGACGGTGTCGACCTGCACGGCCGCCGGGCCGTGGTGACCGGAGCCAGTTCCGGAATCGGGGTGGAGACGGTCCGGGTGCTCGCCGCGGCGGGCGCCGACGTCACCCTGGCCGTGCGGGACACCGCATCGGGGGCCCGCGTGGCGGCACGCCTGGAAGAGGAACTGCCCTCCGAAGCAGGTAAGTTGACCGTGCGGCGGCTCGATCTGGCCGACCGGTCGACGGCCGCGGAGTTCGTGGCGGCCTGGCATGGCCCGCTGCACATCCTGGTCAACAATGCGGGAGTGATGGCCACGCCGCAGCTCACCCGTACACCTGACGGGCAGGAATGGCAGTTCGCCGTCAACCACCTGGGCCACTTCGCCCTCGCCACCGGCCTCCGTCCGGCGCTCGCAGCGGCGAAGGGTGCACGGGTCGTATCGGTGAGCTCCCTCGGCCATCTCTTCTCACCGGTCGTCTTCGACGACCTGGCCTACCGCTTCCGTCCGTACGACCCGTGGACCTCCTACGGGCAGTCGAAGACCGCCAACGCCCTCTTCGCTGTCGGTGCCGCCGAGCGATGGGCCGACGACGGCGTCACCGCCAACGCGGTGATGCCGGGCAACATCGCGGACACGTCCCTGGCCCGGCACATCGACATGGAGCAGGTGGCCGCCTTTATCGCCTCGGGTGAACTCGCACTGCCGCCCGGCAAGACGGTGGAGCAGGGTGCCGCGACCTCGGTACTGCTGGCCGCCTCACCGACGGCGGAGGGCATCACCGGCCGCTATTTCGAGGACTGTGCGCAGGCCGAGCTGGTTGCCGAGCGAGCCGGTGCCCCCGCCGGCGTCGCGCCGTACGCCCTGGACCGGGACAACGCGGCTCGTCTGTGGGCCGTATCCGAGGCTCTCGTCCGCTAA
- a CDS encoding GNAT family N-acetyltransferase — MTELGPVAWPPSPIRTERLVLRESEVRDRAAFIELFALPEVRTYLGGPRPRDELERAVPELPGRRPGLFVIDLDGAMIGSITLDRRDAERPGPVRPDAGEAELGYMFLPEAWGCGYAAEACAAALGWFANVLPGKPVVLCTQTANVRSMRLAAKLGFTEVQRFEEWGAEQWFGVWSPATVPG, encoded by the coding sequence ATGACTGAGCTCGGACCCGTTGCCTGGCCACCTTCCCCGATAAGGACCGAACGGCTCGTGCTCCGCGAGTCCGAGGTCCGGGACCGTGCGGCATTCATTGAACTGTTCGCCTTGCCAGAGGTGCGCACCTATCTCGGTGGCCCTCGACCGCGTGACGAGCTCGAACGCGCGGTGCCTGAACTGCCCGGTCGGCGCCCTGGCCTTTTCGTGATCGATCTCGACGGAGCGATGATCGGCTCGATCACGCTGGATCGGCGCGACGCGGAGCGTCCAGGGCCCGTCCGTCCGGACGCCGGGGAGGCGGAGCTCGGCTATATGTTCCTGCCGGAGGCGTGGGGATGCGGGTATGCCGCCGAGGCGTGCGCGGCGGCGCTCGGCTGGTTCGCCAACGTGCTTCCTGGCAAGCCGGTGGTGCTCTGCACTCAGACTGCCAACGTCCGCTCGATGCGCCTCGCGGCGAAGTTGGGGTTCACCGAGGTGCAACGGTTCGAGGAGTGGGGCGCCGAGCAGTGGTTCGGCGTGTGGTCCCCGGCCACGGTGCCTGGTTGA
- a CDS encoding enoyl-CoA hydratase/isomerase family protein — protein sequence MSFAYSSIRTRQEGGVLFATLDAGPLNLIGVDLVRDLVSLVDTLYTDPRDVRVVVIDSASPDFFSAHVDLTAVPQYTAEAAKAGGPGDASLGMFLHKLARVPVITIAKVRGRARGGGNELALACDMIFASRENAVFAQFETGTGALPGAGGIQHLTRRLGRTRAIEAIVGADDFDADLAERYGWINRALPDAELDGFVARLAQRIAGFPPEGAKAAKRAINDLTLADSAQVRSDSATFQALIALPESRERLDYLADRGLQTPGDLEQDLGKVLAEFRR from the coding sequence ATGAGCTTCGCATACTCGTCGATCAGGACCCGACAGGAAGGGGGTGTCCTGTTCGCCACTCTCGACGCCGGCCCCCTCAACCTGATCGGTGTCGACCTCGTCCGCGACCTCGTCTCGCTCGTCGACACGCTGTACACCGACCCCCGTGACGTGCGGGTCGTCGTCATCGACAGCGCCTCACCCGACTTCTTCTCGGCACACGTGGACCTCACGGCGGTCCCGCAGTACACCGCCGAGGCCGCGAAGGCCGGCGGCCCCGGTGACGCCTCGCTGGGCATGTTCCTGCACAAGCTGGCACGGGTCCCGGTGATCACCATCGCCAAAGTGCGCGGCAGGGCCCGCGGCGGCGGCAACGAACTCGCCCTGGCCTGCGACATGATCTTCGCCTCGCGCGAGAACGCGGTCTTCGCTCAGTTCGAGACAGGCACCGGCGCCCTGCCCGGCGCGGGCGGCATCCAGCATCTGACCCGGCGACTCGGCAGGACACGCGCCATCGAAGCCATCGTCGGCGCGGATGACTTCGACGCCGACCTCGCCGAGCGCTACGGCTGGATCAACCGCGCCCTGCCCGATGCCGAACTGGACGGCTTCGTCGCGCGCTTGGCCCAGCGCATCGCCGGCTTCCCTCCCGAGGGCGCCAAGGCCGCCAAGCGCGCCATCAACGACCTCACACTGGCGGACTCCGCGCAGGTCCGCTCCGACTCCGCCACGTTTCAGGCCCTGATCGCCCTGCCCGAAAGCCGTGAGCGCCTGGACTACCTAGCGGACCGGGGCCTCCAGACACCCGGCGATCTCGAACAAGACCTCGGCAAGGTCCTGGCGGAGTTCCGCCGGTGA
- a CDS encoding DUF3533 domain-containing protein, which yields MWLVPTILSALVALFLSLLYMGGILNLRGNLHHLPIALVDTDQGPSLPGQRQTLGEQLSRAVIASTPAGTVQWRRIDQAQMQDQLASGKIYGALIVPADFTASVAALTTPRAAVRPALTVLTNPGLGSLGSSLASQITQGAAHQASLTIGRQLTAQATGKGSDTRLRVLLADPVTVATQVGRPIGRHSGVGLTAFYYTLLLVLGAFVGGNVINNGVDAGLGYTDNEIGPWHSRRPTVPISRTQTLLLKMLMTAGIAVLTTSLILITTVAILGMDASHLPLLWAFSFCASLAVGLGVQAINAAFGGIGQVVSMFVFIALALPSSGATVPLQAVPVFYRFLALFEPMRQLSDGVRAILYFDARADAGLSRGWSMIAIGIATALLFGFAMTRYYDRKGLHRLTPRAA from the coding sequence ATTTGGCTCGTGCCGACCATCCTGTCCGCGCTGGTGGCACTGTTCCTGTCGCTGCTCTACATGGGTGGCATTCTCAACTTGAGGGGGAACCTGCACCACCTCCCGATCGCCCTGGTCGATACGGACCAGGGCCCATCGCTGCCAGGACAACGCCAAACCCTGGGCGAGCAGTTGAGCCGGGCAGTCATCGCATCGACCCCAGCGGGCACTGTGCAGTGGCGCCGAATCGACCAGGCCCAGATGCAGGACCAGCTGGCGTCGGGCAAGATCTACGGCGCTCTGATCGTCCCAGCGGATTTCACCGCATCGGTGGCGGCGTTGACGACCCCTCGGGCTGCGGTACGGCCCGCCCTCACCGTCCTGACCAACCCCGGGCTGGGGAGCCTGGGCTCCTCACTGGCCAGCCAGATCACCCAGGGCGCTGCTCACCAGGCGTCCTTGACGATCGGCCGGCAGCTGACGGCCCAGGCAACCGGGAAGGGCTCCGACACCAGGCTCCGCGTGCTCCTGGCCGACCCGGTCACCGTCGCCACCCAGGTGGGCCGTCCAATCGGCCGGCACAGCGGCGTGGGCCTGACGGCCTTTTACTACACGCTGCTCCTGGTACTCGGCGCGTTCGTGGGCGGGAACGTCATCAACAATGGGGTCGACGCAGGCCTGGGCTACACCGACAACGAGATCGGGCCCTGGCACAGCCGGCGGCCGACGGTCCCGATCAGCCGCACGCAGACGCTCCTGCTGAAGATGCTCATGACCGCGGGTATCGCTGTGCTCACCACCAGCCTGATTCTGATCACTACGGTTGCGATCCTGGGCATGGACGCCTCGCACCTACCGCTGCTGTGGGCCTTCTCCTTCTGCGCGAGCCTGGCTGTGGGCCTGGGGGTGCAGGCCATCAACGCTGCCTTCGGCGGGATCGGCCAGGTGGTGTCCATGTTCGTGTTCATCGCACTGGCCCTGCCGTCCTCCGGGGCAACGGTGCCCCTGCAGGCCGTTCCTGTTTTCTACCGCTTCCTGGCACTGTTCGAACCGATGCGTCAGCTGAGCGACGGCGTGCGGGCCATCCTCTACTTCGATGCTCGGGCCGACGCGGGGCTGAGCCGCGGCTGGAGCATGATCGCGATCGGCATCGCCACCGCCTTGCTCTTCGGGTTCGCCATGACTCGCTACTACGACCGCAAGGGGCTTCACCGACTGACTCCGCGGGCCGCTTGA
- a CDS encoding diadenosine tetraphosphate hydrolase has protein sequence MTGDWRMDRIGAALRGQNPTVLRRLDSGFAAIGDVQFLPGYSVLLADEPDVQRLSDLPRAKRLSFLSNMDQLGEAVERACRRLDPGFRRVNLEILGNTDPFLHAHVWPRFEWEPAELVGKPVWLYPRDRWSDEQFRLGPQHDVLRDAISSELDCLTHG, from the coding sequence ATGACTGGTGACTGGCGGATGGACAGGATCGGGGCTGCTCTGCGGGGCCAGAATCCGACTGTGCTGCGGCGGCTTGACTCTGGCTTCGCCGCGATCGGCGACGTTCAGTTTCTGCCCGGGTATTCAGTTCTCCTCGCGGACGAACCGGATGTTCAACGGCTATCTGACCTGCCTAGGGCCAAGCGACTGTCGTTTCTGTCCAACATGGACCAACTCGGAGAAGCGGTTGAGCGGGCCTGCCGGCGGCTGGACCCCGGCTTCCGCCGGGTCAACCTGGAGATCCTTGGCAACACAGACCCGTTCTTGCATGCCCATGTCTGGCCGCGATTCGAATGGGAGCCGGCCGAGCTAGTAGGCAAGCCGGTGTGGCTGTATCCGCGTGACCGGTGGAGTGACGAGCAGTTCAGGCTTGGCCCGCAACACGATGTGCTGCGGGATGCGATCAGCAGCGAACTGGACTGCTTGACCCACGGCTAA
- a CDS encoding alpha/beta hydrolase, with translation MARTHVIVLPGGGYAEHAPHEAEPIVDWLSGLGVQASVFRYPLNARHPAPLDALRAEIRRIRTSGAERIGLMGFSAGGHLAGLAALVPGVEEQGAVQFVVLGYAITSMETETYRPARLILLGENAGPALRRSTSLDALVTSESPPFFVWHTAEDVYVPPEHTYRFAAALADHTVPHAVHVFTHGPHSLGLAEGAGDVETWTTLAASWIRERTSA, from the coding sequence ATGGCGAGAACGCACGTGATCGTCCTCCCGGGCGGTGGGTACGCCGAGCATGCGCCTCACGAGGCAGAGCCGATCGTCGACTGGCTCAGCGGGCTCGGGGTGCAGGCGAGCGTCTTCCGCTATCCGCTCAACGCCAGGCACCCCGCACCTCTCGATGCCCTCCGTGCGGAGATCCGACGCATCCGCACGAGCGGAGCGGAGCGCATCGGTCTGATGGGTTTCTCCGCGGGCGGTCACCTGGCTGGCCTTGCGGCCCTCGTACCTGGTGTCGAGGAGCAGGGAGCGGTGCAATTCGTAGTCCTCGGATATGCGATCACGTCGATGGAGACCGAGACCTATCGCCCCGCCAGACTGATCCTGCTGGGGGAGAATGCCGGCCCGGCGCTGCGACGCTCCACATCGTTGGACGCACTGGTGACGTCTGAGTCACCACCATTCTTCGTCTGGCACACCGCGGAAGATGTCTACGTCCCTCCCGAACACACCTACCGATTCGCTGCCGCGCTCGCGGATCACACCGTCCCGCATGCCGTTCACGTGTTCACGCACGGACCGCACAGCCTCGGCCTGGCCGAAGGCGCGGGGGACGTGGAGACCTGGACAACCTTGGCCGCGTCATGGATTCGCGAACGCACCTCAGCCTGA